The following proteins are encoded in a genomic region of Tenacibaculum sp. 190524A05c:
- a CDS encoding T9SS type B sorting domain-containing protein, whose protein sequence is MKIRWFLSVLSFLIYFTSFSQNGADTCDNAEPMCSDNSGVKIFNNVTNIPDTGAIGCLFSTPNPAWFFIRVQSSGDLNFRIIQSSSFDAGGNPNGTPIDVDFIAWGPFNSPDSNCTSLANNCLDSSGNSVTCPDNVSSPNFYINNTDMTNIIDCSYDASSVENLTINNAQAGEFYLLLITNFDNVAGQIKLEQTNFGATGAGVTDCSIVVGELGGDQSICNGTPVTLDGTPVSGTATSFEWQIDTGSGFTTIPGETNSTLTINDDRSGIYRVIITDNTGNTSMDDVTITYYPIPVANSVSDINFCDPDLDGFNSFDLNNLVSPQVLGSQDPNQFEVLYFLSQADADANIIPNALSNPYTNPTPNSNQTIFARIHNTLAPDACYDTTQFNLTVSAQPTGSQATNYEECDDVANGGDTDGFFNNFMLSTKDAEVLGSLSPTTFNVSYHTTLTGAQTDSSTDAIDKNNPYRNATINAQTIYVRIENIANTNCFTVSDPASTTFQPFQLIVHPLPVIANNPALINQCDTDSDLSTSINLTQAEISISANHTNETFKYYPTEADAIADTAEITTPITHTASDGDSVWVRTISNQGCFRISRLDITISFAGDVAYNQEFTSCDDFLDADGNDTINNDDRDGISNFDISPAIDAIRNLFDPAIRNDLDILFFETVADRDAVINQIPDPTNYRNTNIPATTQQSVFVKIVNRINNDCTGLGEFFIRVLPLPEFDVTTPQIVCLNNPSFIEAETPDGTYTYEWRRNGTLDASSTSETLNITQEGTYEVTAINTTTLCRRTRRIIVNESIIATLAEDDVTIIDDSANNSITIDNSNNNLGIGDYEFALQDENSVIVRDFQDTPMFENLSGGVYTILVRDKNGCGVAQLEVSVLEFPKYFTPNGDGVNDLWAVKGASTTFYPQSSIHIFDRYGNPITEIAIDGQGWDGLYNGKILPSNDYWFNIQLTDRNGITINRKGHFSLLRK, encoded by the coding sequence GATATACTTTACAAGTTTTAGCCAAAACGGTGCTGACACCTGTGACAATGCAGAACCTATGTGTTCTGATAACTCGGGAGTGAAAATTTTTAATAATGTCACCAATATTCCCGATACTGGAGCTATAGGTTGTTTATTTAGTACTCCAAACCCGGCTTGGTTTTTCATTAGAGTTCAAAGTAGTGGAGATTTAAATTTTAGAATAATTCAATCTTCGAGCTTTGATGCAGGAGGTAACCCTAATGGAACACCAATAGATGTTGATTTTATTGCTTGGGGACCATTTAACTCTCCAGATTCCAACTGTACAAGTTTAGCCAATAACTGTTTGGACAGTTCAGGTAATTCTGTTACGTGTCCTGATAATGTTTCATCTCCCAATTTTTATATCAATAATACTGATATGACCAATATTATTGATTGTAGTTATGATGCTTCTTCTGTTGAGAATTTAACTATAAATAACGCTCAAGCTGGCGAGTTTTATCTTCTTCTTATTACTAATTTTGATAATGTCGCTGGTCAAATAAAATTGGAACAAACTAATTTTGGAGCAACAGGTGCAGGTGTAACAGACTGCTCTATTGTAGTTGGAGAATTAGGAGGAGACCAATCTATTTGTAATGGAACACCTGTTACTTTAGATGGAACTCCAGTAAGCGGAACGGCTACTTCTTTTGAATGGCAAATAGATACTGGTTCTGGGTTCACGACTATTCCAGGTGAAACAAACTCAACGTTAACCATTAATGATGATCGTTCTGGGATTTATAGAGTAATAATTACTGATAATACTGGAAATACTTCTATGGATGATGTAACAATTACATATTATCCTATTCCTGTTGCGAATTCCGTTTCTGATATTAATTTTTGTGATCCTGATTTAGATGGATTTAATAGTTTTGATTTAAATAACTTAGTATCACCTCAAGTATTAGGCTCTCAAGATCCAAATCAGTTTGAAGTGTTATACTTTTTAAGTCAAGCTGATGCTGACGCCAATATTATTCCAAACGCATTAAGTAATCCATATACTAATCCAACTCCAAATAGCAATCAAACAATATTCGCTCGAATTCACAATACTTTGGCTCCAGATGCTTGTTACGATACGACCCAATTTAATTTAACCGTATCTGCTCAACCAACAGGAAGTCAAGCAACAAATTACGAAGAATGTGATGATGTTGCGAATGGAGGTGACACTGATGGATTTTTTAACAATTTTATGCTATCAACTAAAGATGCGGAAGTTTTAGGAAGCTTATCTCCTACTACATTTAACGTTTCATATCATACAACTTTAACTGGAGCTCAAACCGATTCTTCTACTGATGCTATTGATAAAAACAATCCATATAGAAATGCAACGATCAATGCGCAAACAATTTATGTAAGAATTGAAAACATAGCGAATACAAATTGTTTTACGGTTTCAGATCCTGCTTCGACAACCTTTCAACCTTTTCAGTTAATTGTTCATCCTTTACCTGTTATTGCTAATAATCCAGCTTTGATTAACCAGTGTGATACAGATAGTGATCTTTCTACTTCAATTAATTTAACTCAGGCTGAAATTTCGATCTCTGCTAATCATACAAACGAAACCTTTAAATACTATCCAACTGAAGCAGATGCAATTGCAGATACAGCTGAAATTACAACTCCAATTACACATACAGCTTCTGATGGAGATTCTGTTTGGGTAAGAACTATTTCTAATCAAGGATGTTTTAGAATTTCTAGATTAGACATTACGATTTCTTTCGCAGGAGATGTAGCCTACAATCAAGAATTCACGTCATGTGATGATTTCTTAGATGCTGATGGAAATGATACTATAAACAATGACGATAGAGATGGAATTTCTAATTTCGATATTAGTCCGGCTATTGATGCTATTAGAAATCTATTTGATCCTGCTATCAGAAACGACTTAGATATTTTATTCTTTGAAACTGTTGCTGATAGAGATGCTGTAATCAATCAAATTCCTGATCCTACTAATTATAGAAACACTAATATTCCTGCTACTACACAGCAGTCTGTTTTTGTTAAGATTGTAAACCGAATTAATAATGATTGTACTGGACTTGGAGAATTCTTTATTAGAGTGCTTCCATTACCAGAGTTTGATGTAACCACTCCTCAAATTGTATGTTTAAACAATCCTTCTTTCATAGAGGCAGAAACACCAGATGGAACATATACCTACGAATGGAGAAGAAATGGAACTTTAGACGCTTCCTCTACTAGCGAAACTTTAAATATTACTCAAGAAGGAACTTATGAAGTTACAGCAATAAACACAACAACTTTATGTAGAAGAACTAGAAGAATAATTGTAAACGAATCTATAATTGCAACGCTTGCTGAAGATGATGTTACTATTATTGATGATTCTGCTAATAATAGCATTACGATAGATAACAGCAACAACAATCTCGGAATTGGTGATTATGAATTTGCTTTACAAGATGAAAACAGTGTTATCGTAAGAGATTTTCAGGATACACCAATGTTTGAAAACTTAAGTGGTGGTGTATATACTATTTTAGTAAGAGATAAAAATGGATGTGGTGTAGCTCAATTGGAAGTATCTGTATTAGAATTTCCAAAATACTTTACACCAAACGGAGATGGTGTAAATGACTTATGGGCAGTAAAAGGTGCAAGCACAACTTTCTATCCACAAAGTAGTATTCACATTTTTGATAGATATGGAAATCCAATCACAGAAATAGCTATTGACGGACAAGGTTGGGACGGACTTTATAATGGTAAAATATTACCATCAAATGACTACTGGTTCAATATTCAGTTAACAGATAGAAACGGAATTACGATCAATAGAAAAGGACATTTCTCTTTATTAAGAAAGTAA